A window of the Tiliqua scincoides isolate rTilSci1 chromosome 5, rTilSci1.hap2, whole genome shotgun sequence genome harbors these coding sequences:
- the AURKB gene encoding aurora kinase B, whose protein sequence is MANKENMSRAYSSVSKKYQLGSLTGPQRVPCTPSSTPSGSLLMQRAMTNSAKHSLRPPFVQNPAVPGRVPVESSSTSQPAQQGPERVFTIDDFEIGRPLGKGKFGNVYLAREKESKFIVALKVLFKSQMEKEGVEHQLRREIEIQCHLSHPNILRLYNYFHDKTRVYLILEYAPRGELYKELQKYQRFDEKRSATYMEELADALLYCHSKKVIHRDIKPENLLMGLKGELKIADFGWSVHAPSLRRKTMCGTLDYLPPEMIEGKAHDEKVDLWCIGILCYEFLVGHPPFESASHSETYRRIVSVDLKFPPFVSEGARDLISKLLRHNPADRLSLQNVMEHPWVKANSRRVLPPVFNPAPLN, encoded by the exons AAGTACCAACTTGGCAGCTTGACTGGCCCTCAGCGAGTTCCCTGCACTCCGTCCAGCACCCCTTCAGGATCACTCTTGATGCAGAGAGCCATGACCAACAGTGCAAAACACAGCTTGAGGCCGCCTTTTGTCCAGAACCCTG CTGTCCCAGGCAGGGTGCCAGTTGAGTCGAGTTCCActtcccagccagcccagcaagGTCCTGA GCGAGTATTCACCATTGATGACTTTGAGATTGGGCGGCCACTGGGCAAAGGGAAGTTTGGCAATGTGTACCTGGCCCGGGAGAAAGAGTCCAAGTTCATTGTGGCGCTCAAGGTGCTCTTCAAATCCCAAATGGAGAAAGAAGGCGTGGAACATCAGTTACGGCGTGAGATTGAGATCCAGTGTCACCTCAG TCACCCCAATATCCTGCGCCTCTACAACTACTTCCATGACAAGACACGTGTGTATTTGATTCTGGAGTATGCACCTCGTGGGGAGCTCTACAAAGAACTGCAGAAGTATCAGCGTTTTGATGAGAAGAGAAGTGCGACG TACATGGAAGAACTGGCTGATGCTCTCCTCTACTGTCACAGTAAGAAGGTGATCCACCGGGATATCAAGCCAGAGAATCTGCTCATGGGGCTGAAGGGGGAGCTGAAGATTGCCGACTTTGGCTGGTCAGTGCATGCTCCCTCACTCAG GAGAAAGACAATGTGTGGAACCCTGGATTACTTGCCCCCTGAAATGATTGAAGGCAAAGCACATGACGAGAAGGTTGACCTTTGGTGCATTGGGATATTGTGCTATGAGTTCTTGGTGGGGCACCCTCCCTTTGAGAGTGCTTCTCATTCGGAGACATACCGCCGCATTGTGTCG GTTGATCTTAAGTTCCCGCCGTTCGTGTCAGAAGGTGCCCGGGACTTGATTTCAAAGCTGCTGCGCCACAACCCAGCTGACCGGCTATCGTTGCAGAATGTGATGGAGCACCCCTGGGTGAAAGCCAACTCTCGGCGCGTATTGCCCCCAGTTTTTAACCCTGCACCCTTGAACTAG
- the VAMP2 gene encoding vesicle-associated membrane protein 2 has protein sequence MSAPAAAAPPAAGGEGGGPPAPPPNLTSNRRLQQTQAQVDEVVDIMRVNVDKVLERDQKLSELDDRADALQAGASQFETSAAKLKRKYWWKNLKMMIILGVICAIILIIIIVYFST, from the exons AT GTCGGCTCCCGCTGCCGCTGCCCCCCCTGCTGCTGGAGGAGAAGGCGGTggtccccctgccccacctcccaaCCTGACCAGCAACAGAAGGCTCCAGCAAACACAGGCTCAAGTCGATGAG GTGGTGGATATTATGCGGGTGAATGTGGACAAGGTGCTTGAGAGGGATCAGAAGCTCTCTGAATTGGATGACCGTGCTGATGCCCTGCAGGCCGGCGCATCCCAGTTTGAAACCAGTGCAGCCAAGCTGAAACGCAAGTACTGGTGGAAGAACCTAAAG atgatgATAATTCTGGGGGTGATATGCGCCATTATCTTGATCATTATCATCG tgTACTTCAGCACCTAG